GACGGGCAGGGAGCGCCGCTTTCGGGGGACGACTGAATGGCCGACCGCGTGCTGAAGGTCAACGCGTACACGACGCTTGACCTCGTGGACGCCCGCGTGGAGGGCCACGGTTTCGAGGAGTCGGCGTACGCCACGCTGAACGCGACCGCGGCCCGCAACGCCCCCGAGCGCGTCGAGTTGCAACTCGAACTCGACAACACGGACCTCGACGCGCTCCCGTCCCACGCCGACAGCGTGGCTCTCTCGCCCGAACAGGCCCGGACGCTCGCCGCCGACTTGGAGAAACACGCCGAGCGAGTCGAGCGAGCGCAGGCGAGTGCCGACGACAAGAGAGCCGAAAGCGGAACCACCGCCGACGATGACTGAGCAGGCGTTGATAATCGCGGGCCACGGCTCCCACCGGAATCCCGATTCGGCGACCCCGGTCCACCGGGCGGTCGCCGCGGCCCGCGATGACGGTTCCTTCGCCGAGGTCCGCCCGGCGTTCTGGAAGGAAGCGCCGTCGCTCCGCGAAGTCGTCCACACCGTAGACGCCGCGGAGGCCATCGTCGTTCCGCTGTTCGTCAGCGAGGGCTACTTCGTCGAGCAGGTCCTCCCCCGAGAGTTCGGTCTCGGCGAGGAGGACCGCGCCGGGGAAGGCGACGACGCGCCGACGCTGCGCTACGCCGACCCCATCGGCACCCATCCCGCGATGACCGAAGTTATCGCGGCGCGCGCTCGGCGAATGCTCGGCGGTGAGTCCGCCGACGCGTCGGCGGACGAGGCGGCCGCGTCGGCGGAAGACGCCGCGCTCGCCGTCGTCGGACACGGCACCGAGCGCAACCCGAACAGCGCGGACGCAGTGTACGACCACGTCGAGGCGCTCCGCGAGGGGAGCGAGTTCGCGGCGGTCGGCGCGCTGTTCATGGACGAAGCGCCCTACGTCGAGGACGTTCTCGACGAGTTCGACGCCGACGAAATCGCCGTCGTCCCGCTGTTCACCGCCGACGGGTTCCACACCCGCGACGAGATTCCGGAACTGCTCGGCCTGACCGACGACCCGAAGACGGGCTATCCCGTCCCCGGAACCGTCGAGGACCGCCGCATCTGGTACTCCTCGGCGGTCGGCACCGACCCGCTCGTCGTGGACGTGGTTCTCGAACGCGC
This genomic stretch from Halorussus pelagicus harbors:
- a CDS encoding DUF6360 family protein, translated to MADRVLKVNAYTTLDLVDARVEGHGFEESAYATLNATAARNAPERVELQLELDNTDLDALPSHADSVALSPEQARTLAADLEKHAERVERAQASADDKRAESGTTADDD